Sequence from the Nocardia cyriacigeorgica GUH-2 genome:
CGAACCGTTCTACGGCGAGCACCAGGCCGGGATCGCGACCGCACCGCCGGCCCATGCCGCGTTCGTGGCGCTGGACCTGCGGCCGGGCACCGACCGGGACGATATCGTCGGCGTACTGAAGATCTGGACCGAAGACGCCGCCCGGCTCACCGCAGGCCGTCCGGCGCTCGGGGATACCGAACCGGAACTGGCGCAGCGACCGTCGCGGCTCACCGTCACCGTCGGGTTCGGGCCGCGGGTGTTCGAGGTCGCCGGGCTGGCCGACCGGCGACCGCACTGGTTGACACCGTTGCCGCCGTTCGTCATCGACCGGCTCGACCCGGCCTACGGCGACGGCGATCTGCTACTCCAGATCTGTGCCGAGGAGTCGACGACGGTCGCGCACGCGGTCCGGGTGCTGTGCAAGAGCGTGAAGTCACTGGTGACGGTGCGCTGGGTGCAGCGCGGATTCCGTGACGCCGCACCGGGCGCCACCCCGCGCAATCTGATGGGCCAGGTCGACGGCACGGTGAACCTCGCCGCGGGCACACCGGATTTCGATCGGCTGGTCTGGGATGACGGCGCCGCGCAGCCGTGGCTGGCGGGCGGGACGTCGCTGGTGCTGCGGCGGATCGCGATGACCCTGGACACCTGGGACGAAATCGACCCGGACGGCCGGGAATTGACGGTCGGGCGGCGCTTGTCCAACGGCGC
This genomic interval carries:
- a CDS encoding Dyp-type peroxidase; the protein is MVEPARARSVRLNRRRLLGGGAAAAGVAGLGLGAAAFTTDRDQTPASAAVEPFYGEHQAGIATAPPAHAAFVALDLRPGTDRDDIVGVLKIWTEDAARLTAGRPALGDTEPELAQRPSRLTVTVGFGPRVFEVAGLADRRPHWLTPLPPFVIDRLDPAYGDGDLLLQICAEESTTVAHAVRVLCKSVKSLVTVRWVQRGFRDAAPGATPRNLMGQVDGTVNLAAGTPDFDRLVWDDGAAQPWLAGGTSLVLRRIAMTLDTWDEIDPDGRELTVGRRLSNGAPLTGTDEFDEPDFTAVDASGIPVIPPSSHIARAHHTHDGERFLRRGYNYDDPPRPGETSNSGLLFAAYQRDVTTQFLPVQQRLAEFDALNVWTVPVGSAVFAIPPGVRAPGGYLGQTLFEP